One genomic window of Nitrosomonas sp. Is35 includes the following:
- a CDS encoding FGGY family carbohydrate kinase: MDRALISAASVALDLGSTSIKAALLDRQGNLQHIVTQPAPAIDSRDGRYESSASDYARIAAQVLQDCIAQADNKPPLGLCSQRSSFLIWDKASGKPVTPLISWQDDRGKSCCERLHASEETLHSLTGLRLTPYYFAPKLSVLLQENPSWREKLVQGEWLAGTLDTFLIWHWTNGAHFVTDASMAARTLLMDIHRQQWSDTLCHLFDIPRSILPHLKPSTGLNLSLNTGVTLQASVGDQSAALIASLTDRSSEALVNLGTGGFVIRSLAADTSAFGGYLHTLVYQDNQRETKFAIEGTLNSIAAALAPYPVKDCNTADLAQNDIFCLAEPSGLGAPYFRNDWGIHFSESTSALTARQIAALLLEAIIFRVSRIVEDFHRHSPLTRVYLSGGLSELPCLQQGIAQCAPCPVSHLQQKEASLLGAALLASEHKIKYHRHAEDIMAFNDNNALVKKYQRWKVWFDALLKTPNH, from the coding sequence GTGGATCGCGCACTGATTTCAGCTGCTTCCGTTGCGCTCGATTTGGGCTCAACCTCGATCAAAGCCGCTTTACTCGACCGGCAGGGAAACCTCCAGCATATCGTCACTCAACCTGCACCCGCGATCGATAGCCGCGATGGGCGGTACGAAAGCAGCGCGTCGGATTATGCCCGGATCGCCGCGCAAGTGCTGCAAGACTGCATCGCACAAGCAGACAACAAACCGCCGCTGGGATTGTGCAGCCAGCGCTCGTCCTTTCTGATCTGGGATAAAGCCAGCGGAAAGCCGGTAACACCTCTGATTTCGTGGCAGGATGACCGGGGAAAAAGCTGTTGCGAGCGCTTGCATGCGTCGGAGGAGACCTTGCACTCGCTGACCGGCTTGCGTTTGACGCCCTATTACTTCGCCCCCAAGCTCAGTGTTTTATTACAGGAAAATCCGTCATGGCGTGAGAAGCTGGTTCAAGGCGAATGGCTTGCAGGCACACTGGATACTTTCCTGATCTGGCACTGGACCAACGGTGCGCATTTTGTCACCGACGCTTCGATGGCCGCGCGCACGCTATTGATGGATATCCACCGGCAACAGTGGTCGGATACGTTATGCCATCTGTTTGATATTCCCCGCTCGATTTTGCCGCACCTCAAGCCATCCACCGGATTGAATTTATCGCTGAATACCGGTGTAACTTTACAAGCCAGCGTGGGTGATCAATCCGCCGCGCTCATTGCCAGTTTGACCGATCGTTCTTCCGAAGCTTTGGTGAATCTCGGCACCGGCGGTTTCGTGATCCGCTCCCTTGCCGCCGATACATCCGCGTTTGGCGGTTACCTGCACACATTGGTTTATCAGGATAACCAGCGGGAAACAAAGTTTGCTATCGAAGGCACGCTCAATTCCATCGCCGCTGCGCTCGCGCCTTATCCGGTCAAAGATTGCAACACCGCAGATTTAGCGCAAAATGATATTTTCTGCCTGGCGGAACCCAGCGGTTTAGGCGCGCCGTATTTTCGCAATGACTGGGGCATACACTTTTCCGAATCGACATCCGCGCTGACCGCACGGCAAATCGCCGCGTTATTGCTCGAAGCCATTATTTTCCGGGTGTCACGCATTGTGGAAGATTTTCACCGGCACTCGCCATTAACCAGAGTCTATCTATCAGGCGGACTATCCGAACTACCTTGTCTGCAACAGGGCATCGCGCAGTGCGCTCCTTGCCCGGTTTCGCATTTGCAGCAAAAAGAAGCAAGTCTGCTGGGCGCGGCATTACTCGCGAGCGAACATAAAATAAAATACCATCGGCACGCCGAGGACATCATGGCTTTCAATGACAACAACGCTTTAGTCAAAAAATACCAGCGCTGGAAAGTCTGGTTCGATGCGTTATTGAAAACACCTAATCATTAA
- a CDS encoding protoglobin domain-containing protein → MATNIPGYTYGTAAVGKSPVSLDDFAKLKQASLFGDDDVRYLKMSHDILKDQVEQILDVWYGFVGSTPFLLHYFTNAADGQPNMDYLGGVRKRFGQWILDTANAEYNQDWLNYQHEIGLRHHTTKKNTTDNVKAVPIIHVHYIFALLIPITTTLRPFLEKGGHSRDDVDRMQDAWRKSVLMQVILWSQPYIKQGEF, encoded by the coding sequence ATGGCAACAAATATACCTGGCTATACCTACGGTACCGCTGCTGTTGGAAAATCTCCCGTATCCCTGGATGATTTCGCCAAACTGAAACAAGCATCGCTGTTCGGTGATGACGATGTGCGTTATCTGAAAATGTCGCACGACATATTGAAAGATCAAGTCGAGCAAATTCTCGACGTGTGGTACGGCTTTGTCGGCTCAACCCCTTTCCTGCTGCATTACTTTACCAACGCAGCCGACGGTCAACCCAACATGGACTACCTCGGTGGCGTGCGCAAACGTTTTGGCCAGTGGATTCTGGATACCGCCAATGCGGAATACAATCAAGACTGGTTAAACTATCAACACGAAATCGGTCTGCGTCACCACACCACCAAGAAAAACACCACGGACAACGTCAAAGCGGTGCCGATCATTCATGTGCATTACATTTTTGCCTTATTGATCCCGATCACCACCACTCTGCGTCCGTTCCTGGAAAAAGGCGGTCATTCCCGCGATGATGTGGATCGCATGCAAGACGCATGGCGCAAATCCGTGCTGATGCAAGTAATTCTGTGGTCACAACCTTACATCAAACAAGGCGAGTTCTAA
- a CDS encoding glycosyltransferase, with protein sequence MHLSIVIPAFNEEQLILDCLDSIKVSVGANAKPGFTHEVIVVDNNSSDKTAELATQAGAKVVFEPINQIGRARNTGAAAATGDWLLFVDADSLLNPGMITDILHMIESGKYVGCGSVMHMPGLPWWGNAAMRLWTVCSVTFHWASGALVVCRTDAFRDVGGFNQELFAADEIDLSQLLKQWGRKRGLKFTILTRHPLVTSPRKVKLYTGREIAGQIFSVMFSPRKTLQDKKKLPIWYDGRR encoded by the coding sequence ATGCATCTGTCGATCGTCATCCCCGCTTTTAACGAAGAACAGCTGATCCTCGACTGTTTGGATTCCATCAAAGTATCAGTCGGCGCCAACGCAAAACCCGGTTTTACCCATGAAGTCATTGTCGTGGACAACAATTCCAGCGACAAAACCGCGGAACTGGCCACGCAAGCAGGCGCAAAAGTCGTGTTCGAGCCAATCAACCAGATCGGCCGCGCACGCAACACCGGCGCGGCAGCCGCCACTGGTGACTGGCTGCTGTTTGTCGATGCCGACAGCTTGCTGAATCCCGGCATGATCACCGACATTCTTCACATGATTGAATCGGGTAAATACGTCGGCTGCGGCAGTGTCATGCATATGCCCGGGTTGCCGTGGTGGGGTAATGCCGCGATGCGGCTATGGACCGTGTGCTCAGTCACTTTCCATTGGGCATCGGGCGCACTGGTGGTTTGCCGTACCGATGCGTTTCGCGACGTGGGCGGTTTTAATCAGGAATTATTCGCCGCCGATGAAATCGATCTCAGTCAATTGCTTAAGCAATGGGGCCGCAAGCGCGGCTTGAAATTCACCATCCTGACCCGCCACCCGCTGGTGACTTCACCGCGCAAGGTAAAACTCTATACCGGCCGGGAAATCGCCGGGCAAATCTTCAGCGTCATGTTCAGTCCACGTAAGACGTTGCAGGATAAAAAGAAACTACCAATTTGGTACGATGGGCGGCGCTAA
- a CDS encoding D-alanine--D-alanine ligase yields MSDTRQPITVLFGGKSPEHWVSVKSGLFALLHLNPARYLVRGVYFDQTGQPTSSATCKEAIATFFARNEVSFFGPGEHAPADDICSWLQDRAHPSGASCLRDGGLGDWGLFLPVFHGQGGEDGSIQGLLEFLGLAYGGCNLEGSALGIDKILTKQCCEAVGLAVAPWAAIDSAAWARDPAACLERCRPLGLPLFIKPARLGSSIGLSRITRFEDLAPAIQAGLNWDSRILIEAQVQGIEYGIGIVGNQAQPMMSAVAESTLHSDSYDYEAKYSADALDDIVPARLDADTTARLQDFALKAWQALDMCGLARIDCFLGPHGPILNEVNTMPGLSAWAPFVMAWRHIGVNAPGLMDLIVQEALNRNLVSDRKRADNIVLTVRITSVVYSIWENTVDEHTQTHPINFIRSSGNLAALSNPAVEGGAFGGTLSCQPANDL; encoded by the coding sequence ATGAGCGACACTCGTCAGCCTATTACTGTTCTCTTCGGTGGGAAAAGCCCCGAGCATTGGGTCAGCGTTAAATCCGGATTATTCGCTCTGCTCCACCTGAATCCAGCACGCTACCTGGTTCGCGGTGTTTATTTTGATCAAACCGGCCAGCCAACTTCCTCAGCCACCTGCAAGGAAGCCATTGCCACTTTCTTTGCTCGTAATGAAGTCAGTTTTTTCGGTCCCGGTGAACATGCTCCAGCTGATGATATTTGCTCTTGGCTTCAGGATCGCGCTCATCCATCCGGCGCCAGCTGTCTCCGGGATGGGGGATTGGGAGATTGGGGGCTTTTTCTGCCCGTCTTTCACGGTCAAGGCGGCGAAGATGGCAGCATACAGGGCCTGTTGGAATTCTTAGGCCTAGCCTACGGCGGCTGTAATCTGGAAGGCTCGGCGTTGGGTATCGACAAGATCCTGACCAAGCAGTGCTGTGAAGCCGTAGGGTTGGCTGTGGCGCCGTGGGCCGCCATCGACAGCGCCGCCTGGGCCAGAGATCCGGCAGCTTGCCTGGAACGCTGCCGCCCTTTGGGGTTGCCGCTCTTTATCAAGCCCGCCCGGCTCGGTTCTTCCATCGGCCTCAGCCGGATCACACGATTCGAAGATCTGGCTCCAGCCATCCAAGCGGGCTTGAACTGGGATAGCCGCATTCTAATTGAAGCCCAAGTTCAGGGCATTGAATACGGCATCGGCATCGTCGGCAACCAAGCCCAGCCAATGATGTCAGCAGTAGCGGAATCCACCCTCCATTCCGATAGCTACGATTACGAGGCAAAGTATAGCGCTGATGCCTTGGACGATATTGTGCCCGCCCGGCTGGATGCTGACACCACCGCCCGGCTTCAGGATTTTGCGCTCAAAGCGTGGCAAGCCTTGGATATGTGTGGATTGGCTCGTATTGATTGTTTCCTAGGCCCGCACGGCCCAATCCTGAATGAAGTCAACACCATGCCGGGTCTGTCCGCTTGGGCTCCTTTTGTCATGGCCTGGCGCCACATCGGAGTCAATGCTCCCGGTCTGATGGATCTGATTGTTCAAGAAGCTCTGAATCGCAATCTCGTTTCTGATAGAAAACGTGCAGACAATATTGTCTTAACTGTAAGAATTACTAGCGTTGTTTACAGTATTTGGGAGAATACTGTAGATGAACATACACAAACGCACCCGATTAACTTTATTAGATCGTCAGGAAATCTGGCGGCTTTATCAAACCCGGCTGTGGAAGGTGGCGCATTTGGCGGAACGCTTTCATGTCAGCCGGCCAACGATTTATGA
- a CDS encoding IS256 family transposase — MTTPKPLPAGLIDSLLADYKKPEDLIGEHGLLKQLTKALVERALQAEMADHLGHDKHETVVNATGNTRNGKSRKTLKGEFGELPIEIPRDREGSFEPLIISKHQTRWAGFDDKILSLYARGMTVREIQQHLTEMYGTEVSPTLISTVTDGVMDEVKQWQSRPLDAVYPVIYLDCIHAKVRDAGSVRTKAIYLAIGINMEGHKEILGLWIAQTEGAKFWLSVVTELKNRGVQDIFIACVDGLKGFPEAIETIYPHAIVQLCIVHMVRNSLNYVGWNKRKEVAADLRLVYSAATIDEAEHALADFEDKWNYAYPPIARSWRNNWQRIIPFFDYPPEIRRIIYTTNAIESVNMSLRKVSKNRGSFPNDEAVIKLFYLALSNIAKKWSMPLRDWKPALNRFTIQFNERMPRHY; from the coding sequence ATGACCACACCCAAACCCCTGCCAGCCGGCTTAATTGATAGCCTGCTGGCCGATTACAAAAAGCCAGAAGATTTAATCGGTGAGCATGGTCTTCTCAAGCAACTCACCAAAGCGTTGGTTGAACGTGCCTTGCAAGCAGAAATGGCCGATCATCTTGGTCACGATAAGCACGAAACGGTAGTCAATGCCACTGGCAATACCAGAAATGGTAAAAGCCGTAAGACCCTGAAAGGTGAATTCGGTGAGTTACCCATCGAGATCCCCCGTGACCGTGAGGGCAGCTTCGAGCCTCTGATCATTTCCAAGCATCAGACCCGCTGGGCGGGCTTTGATGACAAGATCCTCTCGCTGTATGCCCGTGGCATGACAGTGCGTGAAATCCAACAGCACCTCACTGAAATGTATGGCACAGAAGTATCGCCTACGCTCATTTCTACGGTCACTGATGGCGTAATGGATGAAGTGAAGCAGTGGCAATCCCGGCCTCTCGATGCGGTGTATCCTGTGATCTATCTCGATTGTATCCATGCCAAAGTTCGTGACGCTGGTAGCGTTCGTACCAAAGCGATTTACCTGGCGATCGGCATTAACATGGAGGGCCATAAAGAAATACTGGGCTTATGGATTGCTCAGACCGAGGGTGCCAAGTTCTGGCTCAGCGTTGTCACTGAACTCAAAAATCGTGGCGTGCAAGATATCTTTATCGCCTGTGTCGATGGCTTAAAGGGCTTTCCCGAAGCGATTGAAACCATCTATCCACATGCCATTGTACAACTCTGTATCGTGCACATGGTTCGTAATAGTCTCAACTACGTCGGCTGGAATAAACGCAAGGAAGTAGCTGCTGATTTACGTTTGGTCTACAGCGCCGCCACGATTGATGAGGCTGAACACGCGTTAGCCGACTTTGAAGATAAATGGAACTATGCTTATCCACCGATCGCCCGATCTTGGCGCAATAACTGGCAACGCATCATTCCATTCTTCGACTACCCGCCTGAGATACGGCGCATTATTTACACCACCAATGCGATTGAGTCAGTCAATATGAGCCTACGCAAAGTCAGCAAAAACCGTGGATCGTTTCCCAACGATGAAGCTGTGATCAAATTGTTCTATTTGGCTCTCAGCAATATCGCCAAAAAATGGTCTATGCCACTAAGAGATTGGAAACCGGCACTAAACAGGTTTACTATTCAATTTAACGAAAGAATGCCTCGGCATTATTAA
- a CDS encoding vanadium-dependent haloperoxidase: MKHQNIRRVAFATLGTAMYFCSQLTIAETIVTKWNNAALEAIRTTHPGPPIVARSLAITHTCMFDAWAAYDKKAKGTQLEDHLRRPVNEHTHANKAKAMSYAAHKCLSDLFPTQVISFNSLMGTLGYPLDNSTDTSTPAGVGNVAAAAVIEFRHHDGSNQLGDLNGGGAPYSDYTGYTPVNTSSSINDPNHWQPLSVGGHDQVYIAPHWGNVKPYALKSGSQFRKDIPAPANYNTEPERYRIQAQQVVDYGAHLTDEKKVIAEYWADGPLSELPPGHWTLFATFVSDRDAHNIDQDIKMFFALSNAILDASIVSWDIKRYFDYVRPVTAIHFLFAGQHIPSWQGLIDGADWKPYQAASVVTPPFPEYFSGHSIFSAAGAETLKLFTKSDNFGHSVVIPAGSSRVEPGTVPAKDIVLYWATFSDAADEAGVSRRYGGIHFIDGDLVARKFGRIIGQSAWKKSLKHFGEHSGNQDKSDKNERE, from the coding sequence ATGAAACACCAAAATATCAGAAGAGTCGCATTTGCAACTTTGGGCACCGCAATGTATTTTTGCAGCCAACTAACCATTGCAGAAACTATCGTAACGAAATGGAATAATGCTGCGCTGGAAGCCATTCGCACCACACACCCAGGCCCGCCAATTGTGGCTAGATCGCTGGCAATCACACATACTTGCATGTTTGATGCGTGGGCAGCCTATGACAAAAAAGCAAAAGGCACGCAACTAGAAGATCATCTGCGCCGCCCTGTCAATGAACATACCCATGCGAATAAAGCAAAAGCCATGAGCTATGCTGCTCATAAATGCTTATCCGATCTGTTTCCCACACAAGTTATCAGTTTCAATAGCTTGATGGGTACATTAGGTTATCCTTTGGACAATTCGACCGATACTTCCACTCCAGCAGGTGTTGGCAATGTTGCAGCGGCGGCGGTCATTGAATTCCGCCATCATGACGGCTCCAATCAATTAGGCGATCTGAATGGCGGCGGAGCTCCCTACAGTGATTACACCGGATATACACCAGTCAACACGTCTTCATCCATTAACGATCCGAATCACTGGCAGCCATTATCAGTCGGCGGGCACGATCAGGTTTACATTGCGCCGCATTGGGGAAACGTGAAACCTTATGCTCTGAAATCCGGCTCGCAATTCCGGAAAGATATTCCTGCACCCGCCAACTATAACACCGAGCCGGAGCGCTATCGTATTCAAGCGCAACAAGTTGTCGACTACGGCGCTCATTTAACCGACGAGAAAAAAGTCATCGCTGAGTACTGGGCGGATGGTCCGTTATCCGAACTGCCACCCGGACATTGGACATTGTTTGCCACATTCGTATCGGATCGTGACGCGCACAATATCGATCAAGATATCAAAATGTTTTTCGCTTTATCCAATGCTATTCTGGACGCCAGTATTGTGTCGTGGGATATCAAACGGTATTTTGACTATGTCAGACCCGTTACTGCCATACACTTTCTCTTCGCTGGTCAACATATTCCCTCATGGCAAGGGTTAATCGACGGTGCCGATTGGAAACCTTATCAAGCCGCCAGCGTAGTTACGCCTCCATTTCCGGAATATTTCTCGGGACACAGCATCTTCAGTGCCGCAGGTGCGGAAACGCTGAAGCTGTTTACCAAAAGCGACAACTTCGGACATAGCGTAGTCATACCAGCCGGATCATCAAGAGTCGAACCTGGTACCGTACCGGCTAAAGATATTGTCCTCTACTGGGCTACTTTCTCCGATGCTGCTGATGAAGCAGGTGTTTCCAGACGCTACGGCGGTATCCATTTCATTGACGGCGATTTAGTAGCGCGCAAATTTGGACGTATCATAGGACAAAGCGCGTGGAAAAAATCATTGAAACATTTCGGTGAGCATAGCGGTAACCAGGACAAATCCGATAAGAATGAACGAGAATAA
- a CDS encoding cytochrome c peroxidase, protein MKNNIKLQAISALLIMLAAPAFAKDSHDLEHDDHPNRLPNMFSAENSHGKDATYSTAGFIDLNNPFFKSIGTNGRSCASCHAPDQGWTITPQEVKKLFNKTKGLDPLFRLVDGANSPLADVTTVTKRRAAYSMLLEKANIRVGIGIPSGAEFELIEADDPYGFASETELSLFRRPMPTTNLKFLSTVMWDGRETTLKPGSSDCIFGTSTCFSPVSFDLSTQANHATRGHAEALRDLTEEERDAIVAFESGLFTAQIEDNDAGKLTAEDALGGPKALKKQNYHFGINDTLAGDYQTREPFNPNAMSLYDSWNRFKATKSTHGTKSARAAIARGQALFNSKPILIKGVKGINDDLAVSVLPGTCTTCHNTPNSGNHSTPMPLDIGIADESRRTPDMPLYTLKNKTTGEIVKTTDPGRALLTGKWKDIGRFKGPILRSVASRPPYFHDGSAPDLQSVVEFYNTRFSIGLTEREKADLVAFLAAL, encoded by the coding sequence GTGAAGAACAATATTAAGCTGCAAGCAATATCAGCATTACTTATCATGCTGGCAGCACCCGCGTTTGCCAAAGACAGCCATGATCTCGAGCATGATGATCATCCAAACCGCCTGCCGAATATGTTCAGCGCGGAAAATAGCCATGGGAAAGATGCGACCTATAGCACAGCAGGTTTTATTGATCTTAATAACCCATTTTTCAAAAGTATCGGAACCAATGGCCGCAGCTGCGCTTCTTGCCATGCACCGGATCAAGGATGGACCATCACCCCGCAAGAAGTAAAGAAACTGTTCAATAAAACAAAAGGTCTGGATCCGCTTTTCCGTCTGGTGGATGGCGCCAACTCCCCCCTCGCGGATGTAACTACGGTTACAAAACGCCGCGCGGCTTACAGCATGCTGCTGGAAAAAGCCAATATTCGCGTGGGAATCGGTATTCCCAGCGGCGCGGAATTTGAATTGATCGAAGCCGATGATCCTTATGGCTTCGCCAGCGAAACCGAATTGTCTCTATTCCGCCGCCCGATGCCAACCACCAACCTGAAGTTCCTCAGCACCGTCATGTGGGATGGCCGCGAAACAACTCTGAAACCAGGCTCCAGCGATTGTATTTTCGGCACATCGACTTGTTTCTCTCCGGTATCGTTTGACTTGAGCACCCAAGCCAATCACGCCACACGAGGCCATGCCGAAGCGCTGCGCGATCTGACCGAAGAAGAGCGCGACGCGATCGTGGCATTTGAATCGGGATTATTTACTGCGCAAATTGAAGATAATGACGCCGGCAAACTTACCGCAGAAGATGCACTCGGCGGACCTAAAGCACTGAAAAAGCAAAATTATCACTTTGGCATTAACGATACATTAGCGGGTGACTACCAAACACGCGAACCTTTTAATCCCAACGCAATGTCACTCTATGACAGCTGGAATCGCTTTAAAGCAACCAAATCCACTCATGGCACCAAAAGCGCACGCGCTGCCATTGCACGCGGACAAGCGTTATTCAACAGCAAACCGATCTTGATCAAAGGGGTAAAAGGCATTAATGATGACTTGGCCGTTAGCGTACTGCCAGGCACTTGCACAACATGCCATAACACCCCGAATTCAGGCAATCACTCCACACCAATGCCTCTGGATATCGGTATTGCCGATGAATCGCGCCGCACACCGGATATGCCGCTGTACACCCTGAAAAACAAAACGACGGGTGAAATCGTCAAAACGACCGATCCAGGCCGTGCGTTGCTGACCGGCAAATGGAAGGATATTGGCCGTTTCAAAGGACCGATCCTGCGTTCGGTTGCTTCACGCCCACCTTACTTCCACGATGGCTCTGCACCGGATCTGCAATCCGTGGTTGAGTTTTACAACACCCGCTTCAGTATCGGTCTGACCGAAAGAGAAAAAGCCGATCTCGTGGCTTTCCTCGCAGCACTGTAA
- a CDS encoding cation-transporting P-type ATPase — protein sequence MPHEHASEANGTPAWHTYPPQHTLDALNTGSDGLSQTEVQQRLERYGANRLKTPQAKSAVMRFLLQFHNVLIYILLVASVLTAVLGHWVDSGVILGVVVINAIIGFVQEGKAEKALNAIRHMLSLSAIVIHAGQREQIPTEQLVPGDIVLLQSGDKVPADLRLLHCKNLRIEEAALTGESQAVEKSISAVEAVTAIGDRFCMAYSGTLVVYGQGTGIVVATGQQTEIGRISQMIAQVDKLTSPLLRQMAIFARWLTLVVLLLAAGIFVYGLLWQDYPLSEIFMAAVSMAIAAIPEELPAIMTITLALGVQNMARRSAIVRRLPAVETLGAVTVICTDKTGTLTRNEMTVQRVITAGDQLQVSGAGYAPKGGFSRDGAEISSAGHADLRELCRAGLLCNDALLRQGDDTWEIQGDPTEGALITLATKAALDPAREHEQLPRIDVIPFEPEHRFMATLHHDHTGQSLVYVKGAPERVLVMCSHQRSQGEDRPLQSDFWQARIREASENGQRILAIASRVMPVKQHTLAMSDVETGFTLLGLVGIMDPPREEAIAAVQQCHAAGIRVKMITGDHRITAAAIGASLGIGDGQQTVTGIELDGMDDAQLRRAAADVDIFARADPGHKLRLVNALQNNGEIVAMTGDGVNDAPALKRADIGVAMGRKGTEVAKEAAEMVLTDDNFASIAHAVEEGRTVYDNIRKTMVYVLPTNGGEAGLVLLAIMFGMALPITPLQILWINMVTTVTLAISLSFERPEMNVMSRPPHDPRAPVLSGFLVWRIVFVTLLMIGGSFALYFWELAQGSSVELGRTVVVNVLVLCEIVYLFNCRYLIASVCSRQGMLGNRYVVLAAGSLLILQLLLTYLPVMQQLFGTVALDAAAWGRIAAVSLILFIAIECEKYWLRRRGLKNL from the coding sequence ATGCCGCATGAACACGCATCGGAAGCCAACGGTACACCCGCATGGCATACCTATCCACCGCAGCACACGCTGGATGCGCTGAATACCGGAAGCGACGGACTATCGCAAACGGAAGTGCAGCAGCGGCTTGAGCGCTATGGCGCAAACCGTTTGAAGACTCCGCAGGCGAAGAGTGCCGTGATGCGGTTTCTATTGCAGTTTCATAATGTGCTGATTTATATCTTGCTGGTTGCATCCGTGCTGACGGCGGTTCTCGGGCATTGGGTGGATAGCGGTGTCATTCTGGGTGTGGTGGTCATTAATGCCATCATCGGTTTCGTGCAAGAAGGCAAAGCGGAAAAAGCGCTCAATGCAATCCGGCACATGCTGTCGCTTTCTGCGATTGTGATACACGCGGGTCAACGGGAACAGATTCCGACAGAGCAACTGGTGCCCGGTGATATTGTCCTGCTGCAATCGGGCGATAAGGTACCGGCCGATTTGCGCTTGCTCCATTGTAAAAACCTGCGTATCGAGGAAGCTGCATTGACCGGAGAATCGCAAGCGGTGGAGAAATCCATCAGTGCGGTTGAGGCCGTGACAGCTATCGGAGACCGGTTCTGCATGGCGTACTCCGGTACGCTGGTGGTTTATGGACAAGGAACGGGTATCGTGGTTGCCACCGGCCAGCAGACCGAGATCGGCCGTATCAGTCAGATGATCGCGCAAGTCGATAAGCTGACCTCGCCGCTCCTGCGGCAAATGGCGATTTTTGCCCGTTGGCTGACGCTGGTGGTTTTATTGCTGGCCGCTGGTATTTTTGTGTATGGATTGTTGTGGCAAGACTATCCGCTCAGTGAAATTTTTATGGCGGCAGTCAGTATGGCGATCGCGGCTATCCCGGAAGAGTTACCGGCCATCATGACGATCACGCTGGCATTGGGAGTGCAGAATATGGCGCGGCGCAGCGCCATTGTGCGCAGACTCCCGGCGGTTGAAACGCTGGGGGCCGTAACGGTCATTTGCACCGACAAGACCGGAACGCTGACGCGCAATGAGATGACCGTGCAACGCGTAATCACTGCCGGCGATCAATTGCAGGTCAGTGGCGCGGGTTATGCGCCAAAGGGCGGTTTTAGCCGGGATGGCGCGGAAATTTCCAGCGCCGGTCATGCCGATCTGCGGGAGCTGTGCCGCGCCGGTTTGTTGTGTAATGACGCATTACTGCGGCAGGGCGATGATACTTGGGAGATACAAGGCGATCCGACAGAAGGTGCGCTGATTACCTTGGCGACGAAGGCCGCGCTGGATCCCGCGCGGGAACATGAGCAGCTGCCGCGCATTGATGTGATTCCGTTTGAGCCGGAGCACCGCTTTATGGCGACACTGCATCATGATCACACCGGGCAAAGCCTGGTTTATGTCAAAGGCGCGCCGGAAAGAGTGCTGGTTATGTGCAGTCATCAGCGTAGCCAAGGGGAAGACCGCCCGCTTCAGTCCGATTTCTGGCAGGCCAGAATACGCGAAGCAAGCGAGAACGGACAGCGTATCCTCGCCATTGCCAGCCGTGTGATGCCGGTAAAGCAGCACACATTGGCGATGTCCGATGTGGAAACCGGATTCACTTTGCTCGGCTTGGTTGGCATTATGGATCCGCCGCGCGAGGAAGCGATTGCCGCTGTGCAGCAATGTCATGCCGCGGGCATACGCGTCAAAATGATTACCGGCGATCACCGCATCACCGCTGCTGCGATTGGTGCAAGCCTGGGCATTGGGGATGGTCAGCAGACCGTGACGGGAATTGAGCTGGATGGAATGGACGATGCGCAATTGCGCCGGGCGGCTGCGGATGTGGATATTTTTGCCCGCGCCGATCCGGGGCACAAGCTGCGTCTGGTGAACGCTTTACAGAATAACGGTGAAATTGTTGCCATGACCGGCGACGGTGTGAACGATGCGCCAGCCTTAAAGCGCGCCGATATCGGTGTAGCCATGGGACGGAAAGGTACCGAGGTGGCTAAGGAAGCGGCTGAAATGGTACTGACGGACGATAATTTTGCGTCAATTGCGCATGCCGTAGAAGAAGGCCGCACAGTTTACGATAATATCCGCAAAACAATGGTGTATGTGCTGCCGACCAATGGCGGTGAAGCCGGATTGGTGCTGCTGGCCATCATGTTTGGTATGGCGTTACCAATTACGCCGCTGCAAATTTTATGGATCAATATGGTCACGACGGTGACTTTGGCGATTTCTCTTTCGTTTGAACGGCCCGAAATGAATGTGATGTCGCGCCCGCCGCATGATCCCCGTGCGCCGGTTTTGTCGGGCTTCCTGGTGTGGCGTATCGTTTTTGTCACGCTTTTGATGATTGGTGGCAGCTTTGCCTTATATTTCTGGGAGCTGGCGCAAGGTTCGAGTGTTGAGCTTGGCCGTACCGTGGTGGTGAATGTGCTGGTGCTATGTGAAATTGTCTACTTATTCAATTGCCGCTATTTGATCGCTTCCGTGTGTTCGCGTCAGGGCATGCTGGGTAATCGCTATGTGGTGTTGGCGGCGGGTTCGTTACTGATATTGCAGTTGCTGCTTACTTATTTACCCGTCATGCAACAATTATTTGGTACCGTTGCACTGGATGCTGCGGCTTGGGGACGTATTGCCGCAGTGAGTTTGATTTTGTTTATAGCGATTGAATGTGAAAAATACTGGTTGCGGCGCAGGGGATTGAAGAATTTATGA